In Roseibium algicola, the DNA window GACAGACCGGTGATCTTCTCTGCGCACGGCGTCCCGAAATCCGTCCCGGAAGACGCCCAGAGCCGCAAGATGTTCTATCTCGACGCCACCTGTCCTCTGGTCTCGAAGGTCCACAAGGAAGCGGAAATCCATTTTCGCCGGGACCGCGAGATTCTGCTGATCGGTCATGCGGGGCATCCTGAAGTGATCGGCACCATGGGCCAATTGCCCGAGGGCACCGTCAGCCTGATCGAGACTGAAGACGGCGCGCGTGCCTTCACGCCGAAGACCGACCGCCCCCTCGCCTATATTACCCAGACCACCTTGTCCGTGGACGACACGGCCGGGATCGTGGCTGTGCTGCAGGACCGGTTCCCGCAGATTGTCGCTCCGCACAAGGAGGACATCTGCTACGCAACCACCAACCGTCAGGAAGCGGTCAAGCATGTGGCGCCAAAGGTCGACGCAATGATCGTTGTCGGCGCCCCGAACTCCTCCAACTCGCAACGCCTGCGTGAAGTTGCGGAACGGGCCGGGTGCAGGACTGCAGTGTTGATCCAGCGCGCAAGCGACATCGACTGGCACGATTTCGAAGGTATCACGTCGTTGGGTCTGACAGCAGGTGCATCGGCCCCCGAGACCCTGGTAGAGGAAATCATCGCGGCATTTGCCGGTCGGTTCGACGTCAACGTCGAGACGGTGCGTACTGCCGAAGAAACGATTTCCTTCAACCTGCCGCGGGAGCTGCGCGAGATGATCGCCTCCTCCCAGGCCGCTGCCGGATAACCCCATGGCTGTTTATACCGAAGTAACCGATGAGGAACTGAACGACTTCATCGGCAGCTACGATGTCGGACGTCTGTTGTCATTCAAGGGCATTGCCGAAGGTGTCGAGAACAGCAACTTCCTGGTCCACACGGACAAGGCGTCCTACATCCTGACGCTGTACGAAAAGCGCGTGAACCCGGACGATCTGCCTTATTTTCTGAACCTTCTGCAGCATCTGGCCGCAAAGGGCCTGTCCTGTCCGACGCCGGTCCCTTCGAGGGACGGCAAACTTCTGGGCACTCTCGCCGGCCGACCGGCCGCGCTGGTCACCTTTCTGGACGGCATGTGGGTCAAGCGGCCCAAAGTGGATCATTGCGCCGAGCTGGGCCGGGCCATGGCAGAGTTGCACCTGGACGGCGCCGATTACGACGGGTTCCGCAAGAACGCACTCGACGTCAGCGGCTGGCGGCCCCTGTTCGATCAATGCGGGGAGCGCAGCGATACGGTTCATCCCGGTCTCGGTGCAGAGATCGCCAGCGAGCTGGACCACGTGGAAAAGGTCTGGCCCAGGGACCTTCCGGGCGGGGTGATCCATGCGGATCTGTTTCCCGACAACGTGTTCTTTCTGGGCAACGAACTTTCCGGGCTGATCGATTTCTATTTCGCCTGCAACGATGCCTTTGCCTATGACATTGCTATCTGTCTCAACGCATGGTGCTTCGAGCAGGACATGTCGTTCAACGTGACCAAGGCAAAGGCCCTGCTCAAGGGCTATGCCGCCGTGCGACCGTTGAGCGAGGCTGAATACGATGCCTTGCCGACCCTTTGCCGGGGTGCGGCCCTGCGTTTCCTGCTGACACGGCTCTATGACTGGCTAAGCGTGCCGGAAGGTGCGCTGGTTACGCCGAAGGATCCGCTGGAATATCTGAAGAAGCTCCGCTTCCACCAGAGCATTTCCTCCACGCAGGCCTACGGGTTGGAGCGATGACGGAGAACAACAACCGGGTCACGATCTATACGGACGGCGCTTGTTCCGGCAATCCTGGCCCGGGCGGCTGGGGTGTTATCCTGCGGTTCGGGGAGCACGAGAAAGAGCTTTCCGGGGGCGAGTCGGAAACCACCAACAACCGTATGGAGCTGATGGCCGCCATTGAGGCGCTGAATGCCCTCAAGCGCCCTTGTGCGGTCGACCTTTATACCGACAGCACATACGTGCGCAGCGGCATCAAGGAATGGATGTACGGCTGGAAGCGCAAGAATTGGCGCACGGCTGCCAACAAGCCGGTAAAGAATGCGGATCTCTGGCAAGCTCTTGACGCCGCAAGGGAACGTCATGACGTTACCTGGCACTGGGTCAAGGGACATGCCGGCCATCCGGACAATGAACGCGCAGATGAACTGGCGCGCGGCGGAATGGCCCCGTATAAGAGCGGCGAAAAAACGAATCCTGTCTGATGAGCAGAGGATTTTGAGTGAGACTTTTCTGGTGGTCCGGCGCAGCAGCAGTGCGCACAATGGTTCCGGATATGGCCGGAAAGGTTCTGATCGTGGCCAACCCGACCTCGGGCGGCTATAGCGCCGAATTTCTGGATGACGTGCGCAATCGCCTGGAAGATCTCGGATGCAAGACCGAGATCCGGTTGACGAGACGCGCAGGCGAGATCGGCGACATCTGCGCGGATCCCTCACTGCCTGTGCAGACGCTGGTGGTCGCCGGCGGAGACGGCTCCGTCAACGAGGCCCTGACCGGATTTCAGAACCACCCTGCCCCGCCGCAACTGGGTATCATTCCCTTCGGCACCGCCAATGTGCTTGCCCTTGAACTTGGCCTCCCGCGCAATGCAAAGGCAATTGCCGAGCTGATCCGACGCGGCAAGACCAGGCAGTTGCACTATGGCCTTGCCAACGGCAGGCCTTTTGTACTGATGGCCTCTGCCGGGTTCGATGCCGAAGTCGTTCACGCAGTGCCGCTTTCCCTGAAACGGCGCCTTGGCAAGCTCGCCTATGTCATCACAGCGCTTCGGACCGGTTTCAAACGCAAGAGCGCATCGCTGAAAGTGATCCTGGATGGCGAAGAGCTGACCGGCAAACTCGCCGTAGCCAGCAACGCCCGCCACTATGGCGGCCCCTTTGTCATCTGTCCCGGCGGGGCGACCGATCCCGGCCTGCATATGCTGGTTCTGGAAAGGGACGACCCCTGGTCGTCCTTCTGCTACGGCGTCGCGCTCTTGATGGGCCGCATCCACAAGGCCAAGGGCGCTTTGGTGCGCCCGTTCAAAACGGCTTCCATTCTGGCAACAGGTGCCGTGGCTGCACAGGTGGACGGCGATCCCTTCGGTGCAACGCCGCTGGAAATCCGGCAAACGGACAAGACCGTGCCCATCCTGGCACCTTGACGCGGAAACGGCGCGGCATCTCCTCCTCGCCTTCCAACCCCAACTACATCAACTCCCTCTGTCATTGCAGGACTTGCCCCTGCAATCCAATTCGTGACCTCGGCGACCCCGAAGCCCTTGCGGCTGGATAGCGCACGGCGTGGATGCCATGGTCGAGCCATGGCATGACGGAGGGTGTGGGAAACTGCTGTCAGAGCCCCTGACGCAAGATCAGCCGGCACGATAGGTGCCGGCCAATGTCAGGCCGTTTCGGCTTCCGCTGGCATCTTGCGCAGGATCTTGGTGGCTTCCGCTGCCGTGACGGCCTCGCCGAAGTAGAAGCCTTGAGCGTATTCGCAGCCGAGCTGGTAGAGCTCCAGCGCATCGTTCTCGCTCTCCGCTCCTTCTGCAACGACAGACATGCCAAGGTCATGCCCCATGGCGACGATTGTCCTGAGCAGGACCGGCCGGGCGGAAGACCCGTTGGGTTTGACGAAGGACTGGTCGATCTTGATCGTGTCGAACGGGAACCGCTGCAGATAGGACAACGATGAATGGCCGGTGCCGAAGTCGTCGAGGGACAGGCCTGCCCCCAGCCCGCGAAGGCGCTCGAGCACCTTGGCGGAATATTCCGGGTTGGACATGACGAGTGATTCCGTCAGTTCCAGCTTCAACGTTCCCGGTGCCAGCGATGTTCTCGACAGAACGGCCTTCACATCGTTGATCAGGTCCTGTTTCAACAGCTGACGGGACGAGAGATTCACCGAAGCGAACAAAGGCTGCTGCATCGGGAACTCGCGCTGCCAGAACGCCAGCTGCTGTGCGCCCTTGTCGAGCATGTAGATGCCCAGTTCGTTGATGAGACCGGACTGCTCTGCGACGGGAATGAATTCCGAAGGTGAAATCTTGCCGCGCTTGGCGTGGTTCCAGCGCGCCAGCACTTCGAAGCCGGCTACCGCCTGGTCTTCCAACCGGATGATCGGCTGGAAGTAGACACCCAGCGTTTCCTTCTTGATCGCTTCGCGCAGGTCGGCTTCCAGATCGACGATGTTCTTGTCGAGCGGGCGCAAGATCGGACGGAACACTTCCTGGCGGTCACCACCCAGGCGCTTGGCGTGATTGAGGGCGATCTCCGCATTGGTGACCATGTCCTCGACCGCCTGTTTGCCACCTTCGAAGAAGGCAATGCCGACGGAGCAGGTCAGAAAGATCTCCCGGTCGCCGAAGGTGATCGGTGCGCGGACCGCCTTGCGCAGCGAATCCGCCAGCGCGACAATCCGGTCCGGCTCCTGCTCGGACAGGAGAACAAGGCCGTACTGGTCGCCGGAAAGACGTCCCAGCGTATCCTGCTGGCCGATCAGTCGGCCGAGACGACGCGCCACCGTCAAGAGAATGCTGTCGCCGGCAGACAGGCCAATGCTGTCGTTGACCTGCTTGAAGCGGTCAAGATTGAGCACGAGCAAGGTCGGCTTGGAGGTTTCTTCCGCACGCGACCGGATGACGCTGGTGCGCAAGCGGTCGACGAAGAGTTCGCGGTTCGGCAGACCGGTCAGATTGTCGTGGACGGCATCGTGCAGAAGGCGTTCTTCCGCCGTGCGCTCCTCGGTCACGTCCAGGAGCGTGCCCACGCAGCGGATCACCTCGCCGTCCGATCCGATGATCGGCCGGGCCCGCAGGCGGAACCAGCGGAAGTGACCGTCTTCTGAGCGCAGACGGAAGGTCTGGGTTACCTTGCCGCGACGCTGATCGATGACCGCGTCGAGCGTCGCCCGGAACCGGTCACGGTCCTGGGGATGCAGGATGTCCAGCCAGTCGCGCGCAGGCCCTTCCAGGGTGCCACGCTTCAGGTTGAGCAGGTCTTCGACCTCGTTGCCCGTGTAAATGCGGTCGCGGTCGATGTCCCAGTCCCAGATGATGTCACCGGCACCCGTCAGGGCCAGTGCCTT includes these proteins:
- the thrB gene encoding homoserine kinase, which encodes MAVYTEVTDEELNDFIGSYDVGRLLSFKGIAEGVENSNFLVHTDKASYILTLYEKRVNPDDLPYFLNLLQHLAAKGLSCPTPVPSRDGKLLGTLAGRPAALVTFLDGMWVKRPKVDHCAELGRAMAELHLDGADYDGFRKNALDVSGWRPLFDQCGERSDTVHPGLGAEIASELDHVEKVWPRDLPGGVIHADLFPDNVFFLGNELSGLIDFYFACNDAFAYDIAICLNAWCFEQDMSFNVTKAKALLKGYAAVRPLSEAEYDALPTLCRGAALRFLLTRLYDWLSVPEGALVTPKDPLEYLKKLRFHQSISSTQAYGLER
- the rnhA gene encoding ribonuclease HI; translated protein: MTENNNRVTIYTDGACSGNPGPGGWGVILRFGEHEKELSGGESETTNNRMELMAAIEALNALKRPCAVDLYTDSTYVRSGIKEWMYGWKRKNWRTAANKPVKNADLWQALDAARERHDVTWHWVKGHAGHPDNERADELARGGMAPYKSGEKTNPV
- a CDS encoding diacylglycerol/lipid kinase family protein; this translates as MRLFWWSGAAAVRTMVPDMAGKVLIVANPTSGGYSAEFLDDVRNRLEDLGCKTEIRLTRRAGEIGDICADPSLPVQTLVVAGGDGSVNEALTGFQNHPAPPQLGIIPFGTANVLALELGLPRNAKAIAELIRRGKTRQLHYGLANGRPFVLMASAGFDAEVVHAVPLSLKRRLGKLAYVITALRTGFKRKSASLKVILDGEELTGKLAVASNARHYGGPFVICPGGATDPGLHMLVLERDDPWSSFCYGVALLMGRIHKAKGALVRPFKTASILATGAVAAQVDGDPFGATPLEIRQTDKTVPILAP
- a CDS encoding EAL domain-containing protein, whose amino-acid sequence is MSIVIPDPKTSVIRNLVIALTLFATLLATLPARALEPIPVPIDVEALDITNSVDLHREAGTRLQVSTAPGADGIVRRIEVPSRDGTNTNWAVFALANTSDEQIDRLIVAPNYKLVGSDLFWPDLGSSRILAITPSQGIAPERQKSLEADVFLVTLDPGSIVTFVAEMTTPNLPEIRIWEPDVYEETVNAYTLYRGIILGISGLLALFLTILFVVKGTVMFPATAALAWSVLAYLCIDFGFWGMVFNLEGGGSQLARACAEVMLAASLIIFLYAYLNLNRWNIHYSHLALTTLILILGLLGVAVWDPSIAAGIARLALAIIGLLGFVTIAVLAFQHYDRAILLIPTWCLLMAWLVGAAMTVTGYLSNDIVQPALGGGLVLIVLLIGFTVMQHAFAGGAIAQGLISDVERKALALTGAGDIIWDWDIDRDRIYTGNEVEDLLNLKRGTLEGPARDWLDILHPQDRDRFRATLDAVIDQRRGKVTQTFRLRSEDGHFRWFRLRARPIIGSDGEVIRCVGTLLDVTEERTAEERLLHDAVHDNLTGLPNRELFVDRLRTSVIRSRAEETSKPTLLVLNLDRFKQVNDSIGLSAGDSILLTVARRLGRLIGQQDTLGRLSGDQYGLVLLSEQEPDRIVALADSLRKAVRAPITFGDREIFLTCSVGIAFFEGGKQAVEDMVTNAEIALNHAKRLGGDRQEVFRPILRPLDKNIVDLEADLREAIKKETLGVYFQPIIRLEDQAVAGFEVLARWNHAKRGKISPSEFIPVAEQSGLINELGIYMLDKGAQQLAFWQREFPMQQPLFASVNLSSRQLLKQDLINDVKAVLSRTSLAPGTLKLELTESLVMSNPEYSAKVLERLRGLGAGLSLDDFGTGHSSLSYLQRFPFDTIKIDQSFVKPNGSSARPVLLRTIVAMGHDLGMSVVAEGAESENDALELYQLGCEYAQGFYFGEAVTAAEATKILRKMPAEAETA
- the ispH gene encoding 4-hydroxy-3-methylbut-2-enyl diphosphate reductase; this encodes MMTESKQEKTPLAIHLCAPRGFCAGVDRAIQIVELALEKYGSPVYVRHEIVHNKFVVDGLKAKGAVFVEELEEIPAGHTDRPVIFSAHGVPKSVPEDAQSRKMFYLDATCPLVSKVHKEAEIHFRRDREILLIGHAGHPEVIGTMGQLPEGTVSLIETEDGARAFTPKTDRPLAYITQTTLSVDDTAGIVAVLQDRFPQIVAPHKEDICYATTNRQEAVKHVAPKVDAMIVVGAPNSSNSQRLREVAERAGCRTAVLIQRASDIDWHDFEGITSLGLTAGASAPETLVEEIIAAFAGRFDVNVETVRTAEETISFNLPRELREMIASSQAAAG